In Arvicanthis niloticus isolate mArvNil1 chromosome 4, mArvNil1.pat.X, whole genome shotgun sequence, a single window of DNA contains:
- the Itga10 gene encoding integrin alpha-10, with protein MEPLSIPHLFLPLALLTGLCSPFNLDEHHPRLFTGPPEAEFGYSVLQHVGGGQRWMLVGAPWDGPSGDRRGDVYRCSIGGFHSAPCTKGHLGDYQLGNSSQPAVNMHLGMSLLETDADGGFMACAPLWSRACGSSVFSSGICARVDASFRPQGSLAPTAQRCPTYMDVVIVLDGSNSIYPWSEVQTFLRRLVGRLFIDPEQIQVGLVQYGETPVHEWSLGDFRTKEEVVRAARNLSRREGRETRTAQAIMVACTEGFSQSRGGRPEAARLLVVVTDGESHDGEELPAALKACDAGKVTRYGIAVLGHYLRRQRDPSSFLREIRAIASDPDERFFFNVTDEAALTDIVDALGDRIFGLEGSRGENESSFGLEMSEIGFSIHRLQDGILFGMVGAYDWVGSVLWLEEGRRLFPPPTALEDEFPPALQNHAAYLGYSVSSMLLPGGRRLFLSGAPRFRHRGKVIAFQLKKDGVVRVAQSLQGDQIGSYFGSELCPLDTDRDGITNILLVAAPMFLGPQNKETGRVYVYVVGQQNLLMLQGTLQPDRSQDSRFGFAMAALPDLNHDGFTDVAVGAPLEDGHQGALYLYHGTQTGIRPHPTQRIAAVSMPQALRYFGRSVDGRLDLDGDDLVDVAVGAHGAAILFSSQPIIHLIPTLDVIPPHISVVQKDCKRRGQEAACLTAALCFQVLSQTPGRWDRRFYIRFSASLDEWTTGARAAFDGSGQRLSSRQLQLSVGNVTCEQLHFHALDTSDYLRPVALTVTFALDNTTKPGPVLAEGSSTSIRKLIPFSKDCGPDNECITDLVLQADMDIRGSRKSPYVVHGGRQKVLVSVTLENKKENAYNTSLSLSFSRNLHLASLTPQRAKSVKVECAVPSPHARLCIVGHPVFQAGAKVTFLLEFEFSCTFLLSQVFVRLTARSSSLERNETLQDNTAQTSAYIRYEPHLVFSSESTLHRYEVHPYRTLPVGPGPEFKTTLRVQNLGCHVVSGLVISALLPAVAHGGNYFLSLSQVISGNASCTVQNLTEPPGFPVHPEELQHTSRLNGSNTRCQVVRCHLGLLAKGTEISVGLLRLVHNEFFRRAKFKSVTVVSTFKLGTEEGSVLLLNEASRWSESHLEVIQTLPTLISLWILVGSVLGGLLLLALLVFCLWKLGFFTRKKIPKEQSEEKLEQ; from the exons ATGGAGCCCCTCTCCATCCCTCACCTGTTCTTGCCCCTGGCGTTGCTGACAG GTCTCTGCTCCCCCTTTAATCTGGACGAGCATCACCCACGCCTCTTCACAGGGCCACCAGAGGCCGAATTCGGATACAGTGTCTTACAGCATGTTGGGGGTGGACAGCGATG GATGCTGGTGGGCGCCCCGTGGGATGGGCCTTCAGGTGACCGGAGGGGGGATGTTTATCGTTGCTCTATAGGGGGATTCCACAGTGCTCCATGTACCAAAGGCCACCTGG GTGACTATCAACTGGGAAATTCCTCTCAGCCTGCTGTGAACATGCACCTGGGGATGTCTCTACTAGAGACAGATGCTGATGGGGGATTCATG GCCTGTGCCCCTCTCTGGTCTCGTGCCTGTGGCAGCTCTGTCTTCAGTTCTGGAATATGTGCCCGTGTGGATGCTTCATTCCGGCCCCAGGGAAGCCTGGCACCCACCGCCCAAC GCTGTCCTACATACATGGATGTCGTCATTGTTTTGGATGGCTCCAATAGTATCTATCCCTGGTCAGAAGTTCAGACTTTCCTTCGGAGGCTGGTAGGAAGACTGTTTATCGATCCAGAACAGATACAG GTAGGACTGGTACAGTACGGGGAGACCCCTGTGCACGAGTGGTCCCTGGGAGACTTCCGAACAAAGGAGGAAGTTGTGAGGGCAGCAAGGAACCTCAGTCGGAGGGAGGGGCGAGAAACGAGAACCGCCCAAGCAATAATGGTGGCATG CACAGAAGGGTTCAGTCAGTCGAGGGGGGGCAGACCAGAGGCCGCTCGGCTGCTGGTAGTTGTCACTGATGGAGAGTCCCATGATGGAGAAGAGCTTCCAGCAGCACTAAAGGCCTGTGACGCTGGAAAAGTGACACGTTACGGGATTGCG gtccttggtcACTATCTCCGGCGACAGAGAGACCCCAGCTCTTTTCTTCGAGAAATCAGAGCTATTGCTAGTGATCCGGATGAACGATTCTTCTTCAATGTCACAGATGAGGCTGCACTGACGGACATTGTGGATGCACTGGGAGACCGGATTTTTGGTCTTGAAG GGTCCCGTGGAGAAAATGAAAGCTCCTTTGGGCTAGAAATGTCTGAGATCGGCTTCTCCATCCACCGGCTACAG GATGGGATTCTCTTTGGGATGGTGGGGGCCTATGACTGGGTGGGCTCCGTGCTATGGCTTGAAGAAGGTCGCCGCCTTTTCCCCCCACCAACTGCCCTGGAAGATGAGTTTCCCCCTGCATTGCAGAACCACGCAGCTTACCTGG GTTACTCTGTTTCCTCCATGCTTCTGCCTGGTGGACGCAGGCTCTTTCTCTCGGGGGCACCGAGGTTTAGACATCGAGGAAAAGTTATCGCTTTCCAGCTAAAGAAAGATGGGGTTGTGAGGGTCGCCCAGAGCCTCCAGGGGGATCAG ATCGGCTCATACTTTGGCAGCGAGCTCTGCCCATTGGATACAGATAGGGATGGGATAACTAATATCTTACTTGTGGCGGCTCCCATGTTCCTGGGTCCCCAGAACAAGGAGACTGGACGCGTTTATGTATACGTGGTGGGCCAG CAAAATTTGCTGATGCTCCAAGGAACGCTTCAGCCAGACCGCTCCCAGGATTCTCGGTTTGGCTTTGccatggctgctcttcctgacCTGAACCATGACGGTTTCACTGATGTAGCAGTGGGGGCACCCCTGGAGGATGGACACCAGGGAGCACTGTACCTGTATCATGGAACCCAGACTGGAATCAGGCCACATCCTACCCAG agGATTGCTGCTGTCTCCATGCCTCAGGCCCTCCGATACTTCGGCCGAAGTGTAGATGGCCGGTTAGATCTGGATGGAGATGATCTCGTGGATGTGGCTGTGGGTGCCCATGGGGCAGCCATTCTGTTCAG TTCCCAGCCCATCATCCACCTGATTCCAACCCTCGATGTGATACCTCCGCACATCAGTGTGGTTCAGAAGGACTGTAAGCGACGGGGCCAGGAAGCAGCCTGTCTGACCGCAGCCCTTTGCTTCCAAGTGCTGTCTCAAACTCCTGGGCGTTGGGATCGCAGATTCT ACATACGGTTCTCAGCATCACTGGATGAGTGGACCACTGGGGCACGTGCAGCATTCGATGGCTCTGGCCAGCGGCTGTCCTCTCGGCAGCTCCAGCTCAGTGTTGGGAATGTCACTTGTGAACAGCTGCACTTCCATGCACTG GATACGTCGGATTACCTCCGGCCAGTGGCCTTGACTGTGACTTTTGCTTTGGACAACACCACGAAGCCAGGGCCTGTGCTGGCTGAGGGATCCTCTACGTCTATACGAAAGCTG ATTCCCTTCTCAAAGGACTGTGGCCCTGACAATGAATGTATCACAGACCTGGTGCTTCAAGCTGACATGGACATCAGAGGCTCCAG GAAGTCCCCATATGTGGTTCACGGTGGCCGACAGAAAGTGCTGGTGTCAGTGACCctggagaacaagaaggagaaTGCCTACAACACTAGTCTGAGTCTCAGCTTCTCCAGAAACCTCCACCTGGCCAGTCTTACTCCTCAG AGGGCCAAGTCAGTGAAGGTGGAGTGCGCAGTCCCTTCCCCCCATGCCCGGCTCTGCATCGTGGGGCATCCGGTCTTCCAGGCTGGGGCCAAG GTGACCTTCCTGTTGGAGTTTGAATTTAGCTGCACCTTCCTCCTGAGCCAGGTCTTTGTGAGGCTGACTGCCAGGAG CAGTAGCCTGGAGAGAAATGAGACCCTTCAAGATAACACAGCTCAGACCTCTGCCTACATCCGATATGAACCTCACCTCGTGTTCTCTAG tgagtccacTCTGCATCGGTATGAGGTTCACCCTTACAGGACTCTCCCAGTGGGTCCTGGCCCTGAATTCAAAACCACTCTTAGG GTTCAGAACCTTGGTTGCCATGTGGTCAGTGGTCTTGTCATCTCTGCCCTCCTTCCAGCTGTAGCCCATGGGGGTAACTACTTCCTGTCACTATCTCAAGTCATCTCTGGCAAT GCAAGCTGCACAGTGCAGAACCTGACTGAGCCCCCAGGATTCCCTGTGCATCCAGAGGAGCTTCAGCACACAAGCAGACTG AACGGAAGTAACACTAGGTGTCAGGTGGTGAGGTGTCACCTTGgactgctggcaaaggggactgAGATCTCTGTCGGACTGCTGAGGCTGGTTCACAATGAATTCTTCCGGAGG GCAAAGTTCAAGTCTGTGACAGTGGTCAGTACCTTCAAGTTAGGAACTGAGGAGGGCAGTGTCCTACTGCTGAATGAAGCCTCCCGCTGGAGTGAG